A genomic stretch from Telopea speciosissima isolate NSW1024214 ecotype Mountain lineage chromosome 7, Tspe_v1, whole genome shotgun sequence includes:
- the LOC122666817 gene encoding pentatricopeptide repeat-containing protein At5g18390, mitochondrial, translating into MVSSATAILLRRFISSSREGSLPSLSSFSTTTHLFQSLKTLTSNSKPSQHEDNSFLGENEAGTSKDDYFAAIHHISNIVRRDFYLERTLNKLQINVTSELVYRVLRSCGKSGIESFRFFNWARNQPRYEPTSIEYEELIKILGRTRNWETMWKIAEQMKKQELVLTPETFSLIIESYGKHGLVDKAVEVFNRMRNFNCPQTPEVYNSLLYALCEVKNFEGAYALIRRMVRKGGVPDKKTYAVLVNGWCSAGKLKEAQEFLEEMSRKGFNPPVRGRDLLIEGLLNAGYLESAKGLVRKMTKEGFLPDIATFNSLLQAICNSGEVDFSINLLHDVCSLGLCPDTNTYKIMIPAVSKVGRMDEAFRLLHCSIEEGHKPFPSLYGPILKALIRMGQFDDAFSFFSDMKAQGHPPNRPVYTMLIKMCARGGRFVEAANYLVEMTELNMSPRLQCFDMVTDGLKNCGKHDLAKRIEQLEISLRGV; encoded by the coding sequence ATGGTGTCTTCTGCAACTGCTATTCTTCTCAGGAGATTCATCTCCTCGAGCAGAGAAGGCAGTCTGCCGTCCCTATCGTCTTTTTCTACTACAACTCATCTCTTCCAAtctctcaaaaccctaacctccaaTTCCAAACCTTCTCAACACGAAGACAACAGCTTTCTTGGAGAAAACGAAGCCGGAACCTCCAAGGACGACTACTTCGCTGCCATTCACCACATCTCCAACATCGTTCGCCGCGATTTCTATCTGGAACGGACCCTCAACAAACTTCAAATCAACGTCACCTCCGAACTCGTTTACAGAGTTCTCAGAAGCTGCGGTAAGTCCGGCATTGAATCCTTCCGTTTCTTTAACTGGGCTCGGAACCAGCCCCGCTACGAACCCACGTCCATCGAATATGAAGAACTTATCAAAATTCTAGGCCGAACCCGTAACTGGGAAACCATGTGGAAGATCGCAGAACAGATGAAAAAACAAGAACTTGTTCTCACTCCTGAGACCTTCTCGTTGATTATCGAGTCCTATGGCAAGCACGGGCTTGTCGATAAGGCGGTTGAGGTCTTTAATCGGATGAGGAACTTCAATTGCCCTCAGACCCCAGAGGTCTATAATTCCTTGCTTTACGCTCTCTGTGAGGTTAAGAATTTTGAAGGGGCTTATGCTTTGATCAGGCGGATGGTACGGAAGGGAGGTGTTCCTGATAAGAAGACTTATGCCGTTCTTGTTAATGGGTGGTGCTCAGCTGGGAAGCTGAAAGAAGCACAGGAATTCTTGGAAGAGATGAGTAGAAAGGGCTTCAATCCTCCTGTTCGTGGTCGTGATCTTTTGATAGAGGGTCTGCTCAATGCGGGTTATCTCGAATCAGCGAAGGGATTGGTTAGGAAGATGACTAAAGAAGGGTTTTTGCCTGATATAGCGACGTTTAATTCTCTTTTGCAAGCTATTTGTAACTCTGGAGAGGTCGATTTCTCTATTAATCTTCTGCATGATGTTTGCAGCTTGGGGCTTTGTCCTGATACTAACACTTACAAGATCATGATACCGGCTGTATCGAAAGTGGGTAGGATGGATGAAGCATTTAGGCTTCTCCATTGTTCAATCGAGGAAGGTCACAAGCCATTTCCAAGTTTATATGGTCCAATTCTTAAAGCGCTTATCCGGATGGGTCAATTTGATGATGCATTTAGCTTTTTCAGTGATATGAAGGCCCAGGGTCATCCACCGAATCGGCCTGTTTATACAATGTTGATAAAGATGTGTGCGCGTGGTGGGAGATTTGTTGAAGCTGCCAAT